One window of Nymphaea colorata isolate Beijing-Zhang1983 chromosome 1, ASM883128v2, whole genome shotgun sequence genomic DNA carries:
- the LOC116249452 gene encoding uncharacterized protein LOC116249452 isoform X2, with protein MMIKREDGKKGERKGRFFACFRPHADATDPPARKDTGSESVLALIAVSKKELIPVIVEPKAKQNMETLSLNSESSRRKKPCRFLGLKRAIFCNAKGRICDGKVQQDPRRSSESAKIFLVEPIPPVKPQEQERKLGQKSRTPSRAGRQILQRLPLVLGTGSRHPLLDPKAGKLQFRTGKKDPSRRWVRSSDYSAF; from the exons ATGATGATCAAGAGAGAGGACGGGAAGAAGGGGGAGAGGAAGGGTCGGTTCTTCGCCTGCTTCAGGCCGCACGCGGACGCCACGGATCCACCTGCGCGGAAGGACACAGGTTCGGAGTCCGTCCTGGCGCTGATTGCCGTGTCGAAGAAGGAGCTCATCCCGGTGATCGTCGAGCCGAAAGCCAAGCAGAATATGGAGACTCTGTCGCTGAATTCCGAGTCGTCCAGACGAAAGAAGCCCTGCCGGTTTCTCGGACTCAAGAGGGCGATTTTTTGCAATGCAAAG GGAAGGATTTGTGACGGGAAAGTCCAGCAAGACCCCCGACGGTCTTCGGAAAGTGCGAAGATCTTCCTCGTTGAGCCAATTCCGCCTGTAAAACCGCAGGAACAGGAGCGGAAACTAG GTCAAAAAAGTCGAACTCCATCTCGCGCCGGAAGACAGATTTTGCAACGGTTGCCTCTGGTTCTCGGCACGGGAAGCAGGCATCCTCTCCTCGATCCGAAAGCGGGAAAGCTCCAATTCCGGACGGGGAAAAAGGACCCGAGCCGGCGCTGGGTCCGATCATCGGACTATTCTGCTTTCTAG
- the LOC116249452 gene encoding uncharacterized protein LOC116249452 isoform X1, whose product MMIKREDGKKGERKGRFFACFRPHADATDPPARKDTGSESVLALIAVSKKELIPVIVEPKAKQNMETLSLNSESSRRKKPCRFLGLKRAIFCNAKGRICDGKVQQDPRRSSESAKIFLVEPIPPVKPQEQERKLGGSPILKSDSNCLSPSSSFSPFSTSSSVLSRSKKSNSISRRKTDFATVASGSRHGKQASSPRSESGKAPIPDGEKGPEPALGPIIGLFCFLAFSLSVTVIWGRIYAILFTLIWSCFVGRRRELSSPENIKRPESPIVPPEPDSIEYRKRVIMEGILERSHRHRAPKRGG is encoded by the exons ATGATGATCAAGAGAGAGGACGGGAAGAAGGGGGAGAGGAAGGGTCGGTTCTTCGCCTGCTTCAGGCCGCACGCGGACGCCACGGATCCACCTGCGCGGAAGGACACAGGTTCGGAGTCCGTCCTGGCGCTGATTGCCGTGTCGAAGAAGGAGCTCATCCCGGTGATCGTCGAGCCGAAAGCCAAGCAGAATATGGAGACTCTGTCGCTGAATTCCGAGTCGTCCAGACGAAAGAAGCCCTGCCGGTTTCTCGGACTCAAGAGGGCGATTTTTTGCAATGCAAAG GGAAGGATTTGTGACGGGAAAGTCCAGCAAGACCCCCGACGGTCTTCGGAAAGTGCGAAGATCTTCCTCGTTGAGCCAATTCCGCCTGTAAAACCGCAGGAACAGGAGCGGAAACTAGGTGGCTCGCCCATCCTGAAATCCGATTCAAACTGCCTgtctccatcgtcttctttttCCCCCTTCTCCACCTCAAGTTCTGTTTTAAGCAGGTCAAAAAAGTCGAACTCCATCTCGCGCCGGAAGACAGATTTTGCAACGGTTGCCTCTGGTTCTCGGCACGGGAAGCAGGCATCCTCTCCTCGATCCGAAAGCGGGAAAGCTCCAATTCCGGACGGGGAAAAAGGACCCGAGCCGGCGCTGGGTCCGATCATCGGACTATTCTGCTTTCTAGCATTCAGCCTCTCGGTGACGGTGATCTGGGGGCGGATCTACGCGATCTTGTTTACGTTGATCTGGTCGTGCTTCGTTGGCCGAAGGAGGGAGCTCAGCTCGCCTGAAAACATCAAACGACCGGAGAGTCCGATCGTTCCGCCGGAGCCAGACTCGATCGAGTACCGGAAACGCGTCATCATGGAAGGTATTTTGGAGAGGAGCCACCGCCACAGGGCTCCAAAGCGGGGCGGCTGA